The following DNA comes from Spirulina major PCC 6313.
GGCTGACGAAATATTGAAAGGGGCGGGTTTCGCCGTATTCTTCGCCCATGAAGAGCATCGGCACAAAGGGCGAGAGGAAAAGGAGCGCCGCCGCCAGTTTCAGCCCTTCAAAGTCTGTCAGTTGGGAAAGGCGATCGCCCAGTAACCGATTGCCGATCTGGTCATGGTTTTGCACACAAACCACAAAGTTTTTGCCCTGACAGCCCTGGGGATCGTTGCCGTGGTTGCGGCGACGGTGGGGCGCATATTGGCCCGTATAGATATAGCCTTGGCGGTAGCTGGTGGCCAATTGCTCCACGGTGCCGAAGTCGCAATAGTAGCCCGACTGTTCCCCGGTGATCAGGGTGTGGACGGCGTGGTGAAAGTCGTCGCACCATTGGCTATCGTGACCAAACCCGCCCGTGTCGCGGTCTTGCAAGACCCGCACATCATTAAGATCACTTTCGGCGATCAAATAGCGGGGATAACTCGCCGCGCTCAGGTCAGCCACCGCCGCCCCCAATGCCTGCAAAAAGGGCCGGGCACTAAAGTCATAAATCGCATGGACGGCATCAAGGCGCAGCGCGTCGATGTGGTAGGTGTCGAGCCAGTAGCGGGTGTTTTCGATGAAGAAGTTGCGCACCTCGTTGCTGTCGGCTTGGTCGTAGTTGATCGCGTCGCCCCAGGGGGTGCGGTATTGGTTGGTGAAATAGGGGCCGTAGGGCCAGAGATAATTCCCTTCGGGGCCGAAATGGTTATAGACCACATCGAGAATGACGGCAATCCCCGCTGCATGGCAAGCGTTGACGAGGCGTTTTAATCCCTCTGGCCCGCCGTAGGACTCCTGCACGCCGTAGAGATAAACCCCGTCATAGCCCCAATTGCGCGTCCCTGGAAAGGGGGCAACGGGCATCAGTTCGATCGCATTCACGCCTAAGTTTTTGAGATCCTCAAGGCGAGTAATGATCGCGTCAAACGTCCCCGCTGGGGTGAAGGTACCCACATGGAGTTCATAGATGATGTAGTGATCTAAGGCGTGATTGCGCCAGTCGTGATCCGACCACGCGATCGCACCGTGATCCACCACCATTGAGGGGCCGTGAACGCCCTCCGGTTGGGCATGGGCGGCGGGGTCGGGGCGTTCGAGGTCGCCATCGAGTTGATAGAGATAGCGGCTGCCGGGGGGGGTGTCAGGTGCGATCGCACTCCAATAACCCCCCGATTCCGGCGCGAGGGGAATGATGCGATCGTGCGGAGCCACTAGATGCACTGCCACCGCCTCACGGCCAGGAGCCCACACCCGAAACTCGCAGCGATTTTCTCCGATGTACCAACTACCCACACGCATACTCAACACACCTAATGATTCACAATATTGGCCAATGCTTGATTGAGTCGATTGTACTCAATCTGTCCATTGACCGATGCAGGGGTGCGATGCGGATTCCCCTCCCATCCTGCCGGACGTGGATCAAGCCTTGACTTATTTTTGCCAATCTCGCCAGGGTTAACAGCCTCGGATCAACCGCCAACCGCGTCTAAGGCCATAACCCAGACTCTTAAGGTTCAGATGAGGACTCAGAAACCGCCAGCCAACCGCCTGCAAGCGACGCCAATAAAATCCCAGGGTATAGATGCCATCCCGCCACCGTCGTCCCCAGGAATTGATCTGAATCCCGCCTGGATCGAGGCGTATCCCGTGGAGGTTGTAGTTCGAGACATTGAGAGGATTCAGACGAGTCAGATGCGCTCGTTGGGCCAGGGTTTCATAGGCCAGGCCAGAGCGGTTTTCGGGTTTCTCGGTTTCATCAATCCATTCCCATAGCATCCAGGTGAGGCCAGCGGCTTCAAATTGAGCGATATTCTGGGAAACTCCCTGCGATCGCAGATACAAGCCAATGGGAATTTCCGCCCAGATCCCATGTTGCCAAACCCATTGCGAATCAAAACAGGCTTTGAACGCCCAAGACTCTCCCGTTAAACACGAGATTTTGACAACTCGGCCCACCACACCACTACCAACATAGGCGACTCGCAAGGTTAACCGATGACCCCGACAGCAGAGATGGTAGGTGGTTGACTTGGGCGGGGCGAGAAACCATCCAATGGGGATGGCTAGGGCATCAAAGAACCGCTGCAATTCTCTCACTGGAAACGACTGTGACAGGGCAAGGGGAAGCTGGCCAAAATAGAGGCGATCGCACCTCCAGGCGTAACACGTCTGTTGACAGAGGCGATAGAACTGCCAGGGGGACAGGAGTTGACGGGCGGCGATGACTTCGATGAGGGCTTCGGGGCGAGCGGCGATCGCCTCAAAATTGGGCGAAGTGTTGTTGGGTTCCTTGAGCGTCAATGGTGAGGGCGAAACGTTTAAGGGGGCGAACATAGGCGGCGGTTCACAGTGACAGACTCAAGACTTGAGCGAGATCGATAATCTGCAAGGGTTCCGCCTCCATTTGGGTTTGTCGGCGTTGATGAATAGTATCGAAACTCTAAGACCGCCGGAATTCAGTATTTAGTATATCGAGCGTTGAGAGTTCGCTGTGGGTTAGGATTGGGCGATCGCCGTGATCACGGCGATCGCTTCACAAAATCAGCCAACTCTGGCCACAGTTCCGGAAACTGCGCCCGAATTTCCGCCGCCGTCGCCACCCGCATATCCCGATAATCAAACCCCGGAGCCACCGCCTCCCCCAACAGGCCATACTCCCCTGATTCCAAAATGGCCGCCTTCCAATAGCCCCCCGGCACGAGGAGCTGCGGCACTTCCCCCCGCGCCCCATCTAAGCCCAAGGTCACCCGCTGTAACTGCCCTGCCAAATCCACCAAAATATAGGTGATCGGATCACCCGTGTGGAAATAATGCATAATATCCGATCGATTTTGATGGAGATGATCCAGGGGGCGATCGTCGGTTAAGAGGTAATAAATCGAGGTCATCATCGCCCGATTTGTTCCCTCGCGTGGGGTCGAAATTTCGTCTGTGGATCGATAACTTTCCGCAAAATATCCCCCTTCAATATGCTCGATCAATCCTAATTTTTGAATCCAGTCTTGTTTTTTCATCGTCATAAAAGATCCTGTCCGGTCACGATCTGAACCCATTAAACCCCAAATTGCCACGAGGCCCGCCATCGCCAAGAACTAAAGTTCTTGGCTCATCGCGAAAATGGGCTGAAGCCCACTCTGGAACCCGTTTTAACGGGTTTTCGCTCTGAGGCGGGGATTTCAATCCCCGACTGGAGTGGCTTAATCCACGGTTAACCAGTGGGAGAGATCCCGGTGGATGAGGTCTTGGGTGGCGAGAATATCAGCTTGGAAACGGGGTAAGACTTGGCGGCGGAGTTGGGGGGTGAGTGTGGGGGGGGCTGCCACGTTGGCGCGGTAGGCTTTGGCGGCGAGGGGTTGACGGATGCGGGCCGGAATCAGGGGGCGCAGCATTTTTTTAATCCAATTATCTTGGGTTAAAAAATCATGAATGCTGACGTTTTTTTGGACTTGTTGGGTAGTGTTGTGGCGTGTGCCCATATCCGGCTGAAAGGTGGGATCAAGCTCTAAAAATTCAAATAGACTGGCGAGAAATTGCCGGGGCTGTTGTCGCCAATCGTCGTAAAGATAGATTTTTAATTGTTCACGGGGAAAGATGGACTGATAGCGTTGGAGTTGTTCGGCATATTGGCCGACGGCGTGGTAGTGCCAGGCGGGGGAAAAGTTTTGCGCGATGCGATCGCCCTCCGCTGCCAGGGCCTCACGAAAATCACTCAACCACTCCCGCCCATCGCGCCGCAAATGGAGAAAATGGGAGAAGGCGCGATCGATGGGATTGCGCAAAATCGCCACCAGTTTCGCCTCAGGGGTGTAGCGGTGAATCCGTTCCGGCACGCCCGGCCAATAGAGATACATCGTTGAAGCCTCGCCCCGTGCGATCGCCCCGGTTGCCCCGTCAAACAATGCCTGATACGCCCCCCACTCATTTACCGATGCCGTGGTGAGGGAGCCGCGCTCATCCCGTGGCCCGTTGAAGTGCAAACTATGGCCCTCGAAGGCGAAAAAATGCGGCTCCTTAACGGCACTCATAAACACCTGGGGATGCTGTTGCAGATAGGCATAGAGGGCGGTGGTTCCGGCTTTGGGCGCACCCAGGAGCAGAAAATTCGGTTCAGTCATGGTGAGAAGGGGGCAAGAACGTGAGGGTATTGAAGTGCGATCGGGTGTTCTAAATTTTGCGTCACAGCAGGACTTTCGCCCGGTCAGGTAGGGTAATCCGCATCCTCATTGGGGGGAAATCCTTGCGTGATAATGATCAGCGACGATCCACAATACAAGTCTAGAACCCGTTAGCGACAGAACGAAACTATGGCAACCGTACTCGAACAAGGCAATATTACGATCCATACCGAGAATATTTTTCCCATCATCAAGAAATCCCTCTACACGGATCATGAAATTTTCTTGCGGGAGTTAATTTCCAACAGTGTGGATGCGATCGCCAAATTAAAGATGGTCTCCTATGCCGGTGAAGTTGACGGCGAATTACCCGCTCCGAAGATTGAAATCACGGTAGATGCCGACGCTAAAACCCTTTCCGTCTCCGATAACGGCATCGGCATGACTCCCGATGAAATCAAAAAATATATTAACCAAGTCGCCTTTTCCAGTGCCGAAGAATTTATTCAAAAATACCAAAAAGACCCCGACCAGCAAATTATCGGTCACTTTGGTTTAGGGTTTTATTCTAGCTTCATGGTGGCGAAGCAAGTGGAAATTGAAACCCTCTCCCACCGGCCCAACTCCCCCGCCATTCACTGGTCTTGCGACGGTTCCCCCGCCTTTGAACTCACCGAAGGAACCCGCACCACCCCCGGCACAACGGTGACCTTAACCCTGATGGATGAGGAAACTGAATACGCCGAAGCAGCTCGCATTAAACAGTTAATTAAAACTTACTGCGACTTCATGCCTGTGCCAATCATGATGGGCGAAGAACGGCTCAATCAAGAAAAAGCCCTCTGGAAGGTTTCCCCCCAAGATTTAAAAGACGAAGACTATCTTGAATTCTATCGTTATCTCCACCCCTTCCAAGAAGACCCCTTACTTTGGGTTCATCTCAAAACAGACTATCCCTTTGTCCTCGATGGTATCCTCTATTTCCCCCAAATCCGTCCTGATGTGGATGTAAATAAAGGACAAATTAAACTGTTTTGTAACCAAGTGTTTGTCAGTGATAATTGTGACGACATTATCCCGGACTTCTTGCGGCCCTTGCGCGGCGTGATTGACAGCACCGATATTCCGCTGAATGTGTCCCGGAGTGCGTTGACGAGCGATCGCACCGTCCGCCGCATCGCTGACTATATCTCGAAAAAAATCGCCGATCGCCTCAAACAAATCTTCCGCGAAGACCGCGCCAAGTTTGTCCAGTGCTGGCAAGATGTGGGCACATTCATCAAGTTCGGCTCCCTCAAAGACGACAAATTTAAAGAGCAAGTCGCCGACATCATCATCTACAAGAGCACCCATCAAGAGGACGCGCCCCAAGTGGAAGTCCAAACCGAAGGGGATGATGAATGGCAAGACACGCCCACCAATGACGGCTATACCACCCTCAAAGACTACCTCGAACGCAATCAAGAAAAACACGAAAACCGTGTGTTCTATTGCACCGATGCCGGTTCCCAAGCGCCCTACGTGGAACTCTACAAAAATCAAGGGATGGAAGTCCTGTATATGGATTCCTTCATTGATACGAATTACTTTATTCCCTTCTTGGAGCGGGAATATTCCGAAGTAAAATTTGCGCGGGTGGATGCAGAACTTGATCAAAGCTTGCTCAATAAAGACGAGTCGGAAATCGTTGACCCCACCACGAATAAAACCAAGAGTGAGGTGATCAAGGAGTTATTTGAAAAAGCCTTAGAAAACAGCAAAATCACGATCCGGGCTGAATCGATTAAGTCCGAAAATCCCCAAGGCACGCCCCCCGCGATGGTGATCATGCCGGAAGAGTTGCGCCGCATTCAAGAGATGACGGCCTTGATGCAACAGAAGGATATGGAATTTCCCGATATGCACACGTTGCTTGTGAATACGGCGCATCCGATGGTACAAAATCTGCTCAATTTGTCCCAAAGTAGCATTGTGGATGGGTCGGGTGAATCCCCCACGGCAACGCTAGTTAATCAAATGTGTCAGCACATTTACGACTTGGCATTGATTTCCCAAAAGCCTTTTGATGCGGACAATATGAAGGCATTTGTGGAGCGTTCTAATGTGCTGCTGACGAAGGTTTCTGAGCGGCTGTAAGCCCATCGCCAACGGGTTAAACCATGGCATGGTGCTGATGCAATGGGGCAGGGACATCCTGCCCCATTTTTTTGTGAAATTGTAAGGTGAACGGGTTCGATCGCTACAGCACCAAAAATTCGTGATAGGCCAGGGCATCGGTGCAATACCACAAGAGGCGATCGCACTCATGACGCTGCACCGAGGGGGGAAGCTGGGCGATCGCAGTCTTTAATGACCCCACGATTTGGGCATTGTGTTCGGTTTGAGCGACGGATTTAATGTCCTTGGCGAGGCGTTTGTAGAGGGCGGCGGGATGGCCGGGGGTGATCAGGAGACAGAGGAGAGTGGCGATCGCGTCAGCCACTATCGCATCGGGGTGATCCGGTTGGAGGCGGGCGAGGCGGCTGGCGTGGCGGCGTTGTTCGGTGGGGTTGGGGGCGGCGTGGAGACGGGCGGTGATGCTGGCGATCGCACGTTCGGAGGGGGGTTTGCTGGGGTGGGATTTTGTCGGAATCGGTGGGGGTGCGCCGTGCTGGAGGCGGTGGAGATTGTCGCGGATTTGGGACAGGAGGCCGGGGGGTTGGACGGTATCGCGGAGGGTTTCGAGGGTGGCGATCGCGTCGGGATGACCGGGGATAAATTTACCCAAACTATAGGCAGCCTTGCAGCGGATTTTCGGCGGGTGTTCGGGTGGAAGCAAGTCGGTGAGGGTGGCGATCGCGTCGGGATGCCCCGGCTGCACTCGGCCGAGGCTGTCGCTAAATTGCCAGCGGCGATAGGCATCGGGGGCCGTTTGGAGCAGATCGCACAACGTCGCCACGGCGACGGGATGGCCGGGTGCGAGACTTTTGCCCAGGGTGTAGGCGGCTTGCCAGCGGGGAAAGGGGTGGGTTTGGGTGTTGAGGAATTCCACCAGGTGAGCGATCGCCAAGGTGCGATCGGTTTGCACCACCACTCGCCGGGCCAGGTTCAAGCGCGGCACAGAATGACCCTGGGGCATTGTCGCCGAAAATGTCGGGCCAAATCGCCAGTCTAGGATCACCCCCATTAGATCCGCCGCCTGCTCTGAATCGGGAAATTCCGCCAACAGCAACGCCGCGAGTCCTTGGGCGCGATCGCGATACAGTCCCGCGCCATGATCATCGAAGGATCGCAAGGCTGCGATCGCCTCTTCCTTCTCCGTCGCCGCCATATCCTCCCGCCCCATCCACAACCGCAACACCTCCCACCAGCGCGGATTCAACGCCGGATAGTCCGCCGCCGGATCGAGCCAAAACGCCGCCCCCGGAATCACCTGCGCTGCAAAATACGCTTGGAACAGCGGATGATAAAACCGATACACCGGATCAGCCGTGGCCGCTCGAATCCCCACCGGATCGAGCCAGCCCACTTGTAACGCCAAGGGCAGCAAATCGGGATCAGCGTGAAACGCCCGCTGTACCACAGGATCGGGGAGATGATAGCCCAAGGACGAATCAGCAAAGGCATTAAAGGCAAGGGTTGCCAAGACCCCATTGAGGCGTTGGCGTTGGGCGGGGGTGGTGGGGAAGCGGTCTTGCTGCCAACTGTAGAGGGCGGTGACAAATTGGGCGTACAGTTGGGCTTGGCTGCGGGGAAATTGCCCCTCATTGAGCGACCACGCTCGACAGAGCAGGGCTAATCGCAACGGATTGCCCACCGCGTCCCGGATGGTGTGGTGTTGGGGATCGTGGAGGCGGGTCTGTAATTGTTGCCCGCGTTCGGGTTGGGCGGCAAACCAGCGATCGATAAATTGCCCCCCTTGATCCGGCTCCCCATTCCTGGCCAGACTGAACCGCCGACAGCAATAGGCCGTAAACCCATCGAGGGCATTTTTCGCCCCCTCCCATCCATGGAGCCGACAGGTGAGCACCACTGACACACCGCCCAACACCCCCCGCAACTGTCGCCCCAATTGCGCCAAAATTCGGCTACTGTCCCCGGTCATTTCATCTACGCCATCCAAGAGCAGCCAAGCGTTGCCCGTGGTCAGCAGTTGGGATAATTCAGCCTGTAACGTGGCGGGAATGTGGAGGGATTGGGTGGCCTGTTGGAGCCAGTTTTGCAACAGATAATCCGGGAGGGATTGACCCTGAAGATCCGCTAACGTGACCCAGATGGGATATGCGCCCCGGTCGAGGAGTTGGGTGGCGAGGCTTTGGAGAGTGGTGGTTTTGCCCGCTCCGGCTTCCCCGACGATCGCCCACCGCTGGCGGCCCGTTGTGGTGTTGAGCAGTTCAGTGAGGGTCACGATCGCACCGTCCTCCTCGCGTTCTTCTCCATCGGCATCATCCTGAAGGCGATCGCGCACCGGTCGCGGCACTAATGCCAACGGCACATAAAGATCCTGATGGTCAAACCGCATCCCATCGGGGGCGGTGAGGGGGTTGGTGGTGAGGCGGTGATAGTTTTGGGCTTCGAGGCTAGTGCGACAGCGCGATCGCCATACCTCCCGATCATGATCCCGCATTGGATCGAGATCGGCAGCTTGATCGGCATCGGCTCGCGGCTCGCTGCGTTTTCCTGTCACCTGTTTCGACCTCACCGGGCGGCGGTCTTCCCATTCCTGAACAAAACGCCGGAGGTTAGCGGTGCGATCGCGCCGTCCATGCCACAAATTAATTGAAAAATGCCACAGTTCCGACCCGCTCACCTGGGGCCGATGATCGCTCAAAATCTCCAAAAAATCCCCCCAACGGTGCAACGCTTCCCGAATTTGGGCGCGGCTGAGGGGTTGTAACGTGTGACGGCACAGGGTTTCGAGATGGCGTAATTTCGTCCGCACCACGAGCCGCTGCTCCGTTTGCCATTGGGTTTGGATTTGGGGACGCAACCGCTCCAACAAAGCCAAGTCTAGATCCAATTCATCATTGGCATAGTCCAGCAACACCGTGAAGAGGTG
Coding sequences within:
- the treZ gene encoding malto-oligosyltrehalose trehalohydrolase, whose translation is MRVGSWYIGENRCEFRVWAPGREAVAVHLVAPHDRIIPLAPESGGYWSAIAPDTPPGSRYLYQLDGDLERPDPAAHAQPEGVHGPSMVVDHGAIAWSDHDWRNHALDHYIIYELHVGTFTPAGTFDAIITRLEDLKNLGVNAIELMPVAPFPGTRNWGYDGVYLYGVQESYGGPEGLKRLVNACHAAGIAVILDVVYNHFGPEGNYLWPYGPYFTNQYRTPWGDAINYDQADSNEVRNFFIENTRYWLDTYHIDALRLDAVHAIYDFSARPFLQALGAAVADLSAASYPRYLIAESDLNDVRVLQDRDTGGFGHDSQWCDDFHHAVHTLITGEQSGYYCDFGTVEQLATSYRQGYIYTGQYAPHRRRNHGNDPQGCQGKNFVVCVQNHDQIGNRLLGDRLSQLTDFEGLKLAAALLFLSPFVPMLFMGEEYGETRPFQYFVSHSDPGLIDGVRQGRAEEFKAFGWPEDKIPDPQGEAVFQESVLSWDWSGQGGLLRQFYQTLIQLRHQLKPLHHLDLNHIQVTPNPEHPSLLVERQWQAERVWFAFNFSDRPLPITAPSGSWSLQLDSAIAPWHGPGSDAPDQCVGGDDVAIAPRAVVLYHSQS
- a CDS encoding cupin domain-containing protein; its protein translation is MTMKKQDWIQKLGLIEHIEGGYFAESYRSTDEISTPREGTNRAMMTSIYYLLTDDRPLDHLHQNRSDIMHYFHTGDPITYILVDLAGQLQRVTLGLDGARGEVPQLLVPGGYWKAAILESGEYGLLGEAVAPGFDYRDMRVATAAEIRAQFPELWPELADFVKRSP
- a CDS encoding sulfotransferase family protein, whose translation is MTEPNFLLLGAPKAGTTALYAYLQQHPQVFMSAVKEPHFFAFEGHSLHFNGPRDERGSLTTASVNEWGAYQALFDGATGAIARGEASTMYLYWPGVPERIHRYTPEAKLVAILRNPIDRAFSHFLHLRRDGREWLSDFREALAAEGDRIAQNFSPAWHYHAVGQYAEQLQRYQSIFPREQLKIYLYDDWRQQPRQFLASLFEFLELDPTFQPDMGTRHNTTQQVQKNVSIHDFLTQDNWIKKMLRPLIPARIRQPLAAKAYRANVAAPPTLTPQLRRQVLPRFQADILATQDLIHRDLSHWLTVD
- the htpG gene encoding molecular chaperone HtpG, which produces MATVLEQGNITIHTENIFPIIKKSLYTDHEIFLRELISNSVDAIAKLKMVSYAGEVDGELPAPKIEITVDADAKTLSVSDNGIGMTPDEIKKYINQVAFSSAEEFIQKYQKDPDQQIIGHFGLGFYSSFMVAKQVEIETLSHRPNSPAIHWSCDGSPAFELTEGTRTTPGTTVTLTLMDEETEYAEAARIKQLIKTYCDFMPVPIMMGEERLNQEKALWKVSPQDLKDEDYLEFYRYLHPFQEDPLLWVHLKTDYPFVLDGILYFPQIRPDVDVNKGQIKLFCNQVFVSDNCDDIIPDFLRPLRGVIDSTDIPLNVSRSALTSDRTVRRIADYISKKIADRLKQIFREDRAKFVQCWQDVGTFIKFGSLKDDKFKEQVADIIIYKSTHQEDAPQVEVQTEGDDEWQDTPTNDGYTTLKDYLERNQEKHENRVFYCTDAGSQAPYVELYKNQGMEVLYMDSFIDTNYFIPFLEREYSEVKFARVDAELDQSLLNKDESEIVDPTTNKTKSEVIKELFEKALENSKITIRAESIKSENPQGTPPAMVIMPEELRRIQEMTALMQQKDMEFPDMHTLLVNTAHPMVQNLLNLSQSSIVDGSGESPTATLVNQMCQHIYDLALISQKPFDADNMKAFVERSNVLLTKVSERL
- a CDS encoding NACHT domain-containing protein, yielding MARPNYGPTAQARSLHLFTVLLDYANDELDLDLALLERLRPQIQTQWQTEQRLVVRTKLRHLETLCRHTLQPLSRAQIREALHRWGDFLEILSDHRPQVSGSELWHFSINLWHGRRDRTANLRRFVQEWEDRRPVRSKQVTGKRSEPRADADQAADLDPMRDHDREVWRSRCRTSLEAQNYHRLTTNPLTAPDGMRFDHQDLYVPLALVPRPVRDRLQDDADGEEREEDGAIVTLTELLNTTTGRQRWAIVGEAGAGKTTTLQSLATQLLDRGAYPIWVTLADLQGQSLPDYLLQNWLQQATQSLHIPATLQAELSQLLTTGNAWLLLDGVDEMTGDSSRILAQLGRQLRGVLGGVSVVLTCRLHGWEGAKNALDGFTAYCCRRFSLARNGEPDQGGQFIDRWFAAQPERGQQLQTRLHDPQHHTIRDAVGNPLRLALLCRAWSLNEGQFPRSQAQLYAQFVTALYSWQQDRFPTTPAQRQRLNGVLATLAFNAFADSSLGYHLPDPVVQRAFHADPDLLPLALQVGWLDPVGIRAATADPVYRFYHPLFQAYFAAQVIPGAAFWLDPAADYPALNPRWWEVLRLWMGREDMAATEKEEAIAALRSFDDHGAGLYRDRAQGLAALLLAEFPDSEQAADLMGVILDWRFGPTFSATMPQGHSVPRLNLARRVVVQTDRTLAIAHLVEFLNTQTHPFPRWQAAYTLGKSLAPGHPVAVATLCDLLQTAPDAYRRWQFSDSLGRVQPGHPDAIATLTDLLPPEHPPKIRCKAAYSLGKFIPGHPDAIATLETLRDTVQPPGLLSQIRDNLHRLQHGAPPPIPTKSHPSKPPSERAIASITARLHAAPNPTEQRRHASRLARLQPDHPDAIVADAIATLLCLLITPGHPAALYKRLAKDIKSVAQTEHNAQIVGSLKTAIAQLPPSVQRHECDRLLWYCTDALAYHEFLVL